In Buchananella sp. 14KM1171, the genomic stretch CTTTGTGCCTCCGGTGGGGTGAGGAACGGCGGGGTGAGCGGGGTGGCGGGAGGAACGTCGGCCGTCAGAATGTGTCTGATGGTGGCCGACGTCGCCGCCCGGCCGCGCCGCCACCGCCACCGCCCGGTTAGGCTGGGAGCCTATGGAAACTCCCGCTGTGCGCCTACTGGCCCCCGCTGATGTGCGCGAGCTGTGTGCTCGCCTGAACGTGCGCCCCACCAAGACGCTGGGGCAAAACTTTGTGCACGACTCCGGGACGGTGACCAAGATCGTCGCCGCCGGGCATGTGTCCGCCGGCGAGCACGTGCTGGAGGTGGGGCCCGGCCTGGGCTCGCTCACCCTGGCGCTGCTGGGGGCGGGTGCGCGCGTTACGGCCATTGAGATCGACCCGGTGCTGGCCAAGGCGCTGCCTGACACGGTGGCACAGCGCGCCCCGCAGGCGGTCGGGCAGTTCACCGTGGTGGAGGCCGACGCCCTCTCAGTCACCAGCGCGCAGCTGCTGGAAGAACGCGCGCTGGCCGCCGGCTTTGCCGGGGACTGGAGCCAGCCCACGCGCCTGGTGGCCAACCTGCCCTACAACGTGGCCGTCCCGGTGCTGCTGACCCTGCTGGCCGCCCTGCCCTCCCTGAAGGAGGTGCTGGTGATGGTGCAGGCGGAGGTGGCTGAGCGACTGGCCGCTGCGCCCGGCTCGCGCGTCTACGGGGTGCCCTCCGTGAAGGCCGCCTGGTACGGGGACGCTCACCTGGCCGGTGCAATCGGCCGCAACGTCTTTTGGCCCATCCCCAACGTGGACTCCGCCCTGGTGCGTTTGGTGTGCGGGGCCCCGCCGGCTACCTCCGCCAGCCGCGAGCAGGTGTTTGCCGTGGTGGACGCGGCCTTCGCGCAGCGCCGCAAGACCCTGCGCGCCGCCCTGGGGGCGTTTATCGGTTCCCCGGCGCGCGCCGAGGAGGCCCTGGTGGCCGCCGGCGTGGACCCGCAGGCGCG encodes the following:
- the rsmA gene encoding 16S rRNA (adenine(1518)-N(6)/adenine(1519)-N(6))-dimethyltransferase RsmA; protein product: METPAVRLLAPADVRELCARLNVRPTKTLGQNFVHDSGTVTKIVAAGHVSAGEHVLEVGPGLGSLTLALLGAGARVTAIEIDPVLAKALPDTVAQRAPQAVGQFTVVEADALSVTSAQLLEERALAAGFAGDWSQPTRLVANLPYNVAVPVLLTLLAALPSLKEVLVMVQAEVAERLAAAPGSRVYGVPSVKAAWYGDAHLAGAIGRNVFWPIPNVDSALVRLVCGAPPATSASREQVFAVVDAAFAQRRKTLRAALGAFIGSPARAEEALVAAGVDPQARGEKLTVAQFAAIAEQLAPELQAKAGGHAGAQPGAGAGK